A genomic window from Engraulis encrasicolus isolate BLACKSEA-1 chromosome 14, IST_EnEncr_1.0, whole genome shotgun sequence includes:
- the cdk18 gene encoding cyclin-dependent kinase 18: MNKMKNFKRRFSLSVPRTETIEENEFTEQINQLNIRHSEDLAPNSLGLPSLHPEPEPGQEAAEDEGHSPTHQYYRSKHQLRRFSMEDMTKRMSLPMDIRLPPEFLRKLQQQAESPEPCKPLSRMSRRASLSDIGFGKLETYVKLGKLGEGTYATVFKGRSKLTENLVALKEIRLEHDEGAPCTAIREVSLLKNLKHANIVTLHDIIHTERCLTLVFEYLDSDLKQYLDNCGSLMSMHNVKIFMYQLLRGLSYCHKRKILHRDLKPQNLLINDKGELKLADFGLARAKSVPTKTYSNEVVTLWYRPPDVLLGSTEYSTPIDMWGVGCILFEIATGRPMFPGSTVKEELHLIFRLLGTPTEDTWVGITSTEEFRSYLFPQYKPQPLINHVPRLDTDGIDLLAATLLYESRNRISAEISLRHPYFKSLGENILTLPDTSSIFSLEEVQLQKDPGHRTSVFPQTGRGKNRRQSIF, translated from the exons ATCTGGCGCCCAACAGCCTGGGTCTGCCGTCACTGCATCCGGAGCCGGAGCCTGGGCAAGAGGCAGCGGAGGACGAAGGTCACTCTCCCACCCACCAGTACTACCGTAGCAAACACCAACTCCGACGCTTCTCCATGGAG GACATGACGAAGCGGATGTCTCTGCCTATGGACATCCGCCTGCCGCCGGAGTTCCTGAGGAAGCTACAGCAACAAGCGGAGAGCCCAGAGCCCTGCAAACCACTCAGCCGCATGTCCAGACGGGCCTCGCTG TCGGACATTGGTTTTGGAAAGCTTGAGACCTACGTAAAATTGGGAAAACTGGGCGAG GGCACATACGCTACAGTATTCAAGGGACGCAGTAAACTCACAGAGAACCTTGTGGCTCTGAAAGAGATCCGTCTGGAGCACGACGAGGGAGCGCCTTGCACAGCCATACGGGAAG TTTCCCTACTGAAGAACCTGAAGCACGCCAACATCGTCACACTGCACGACATAATTCATACAGAGCGCTGTCTCACTCTCGTCTTTGAGTACCTG GATAGTGACTTGAAGCAGTACCTTGACAACTGTGGGAGTCTCATGAGCATGCACAATGTGAAG ATTTTTATGTACCAACTGCTCAGAGGCCTGTCCTACTGCCATAAGaggaaaatattacacagagacCTCAAGCCCCAGAACCTGCTAATTAATGACAAGGGAGAGCTGAAACTTGCTGACTTCG gcttggCCAGGGCCAAATCCGTCCCCACTAAGACCTACTCCAATGAAGTGGTGACGCTCTGGTACCGACCACCTGATGTCCTGCTGGGCTCTACAGAGTACTCCACACCCATTGatatgtg GGGGGTGGGCTGTATCCTGTTTGAGATAGCCACGGGGCGGCCGATGTTCCCAGGCTCAACGGTGAAGGAAGAGCTGCATCTTATTTTCCGACTATTAG GAACCCCAACAGAGGACACCTGGGTGGGTATCACTTCAACCGAGGAGTTCCGGTCCTACCTCTTCCCTCAGTACAAGCCGCAGCCGCTGATCAATCACGTCCCCAG ACTCGACACAGACGGAATTGACCTCCTCGCTGCAACGCTTTTG TATGAGTCACGGAACCGCATCTCTGCTGAGATCTCCCTAAGGCATCCGTACTTCAAGTCCCTGGGGGAGAACATCCTGACGTTACCAGACA catctTCTATCTTCTCCCTTGAGGAGGTGCAGTTACAGAAGGACCCGGGGCACCGGACCTCTGTGTTCCCACAAACAG GTCGAGGCAAGAACCGCAGGCAGAGCATATTTTGA